Genomic segment of Cytobacillus suaedae:
GCTTTAATTACTTCTGTATTGTGTAAGATTGGTAAGTCAAAGACCTTTGCATAATTTGCTAGATAGGTAGCGATTTCATTCTTTGTAGGAAAAGTATTTTGTGCTCCTTTTAAAGGTAAGCCTGGAAGGGAGCTATAGTCCCTAGGAGTAAATAACCCTAGTGAGTCATATCTCTTTGCCCAGCTAACCCCAACCTGGGTATCTTTGTTTAAAAGTAAAAAAGACAAATTGCTCTTTTTTAAATAATAACCCATGGCTAATCCAGCTTGACCAGCACCTACGATAATTACATCATATATCATTTTATTTCATCCTATCTAAAGTATATGAGCATATGTTCATATACTTAGTGTATGTTGGAAATTATTCATTGTCAATAATTAGAAAAAATTGTTATGTTTGTTTAATCCGTGTTATTTTTATAATAGTAAGTAAATAAGTTATGGATAAAGGGGGATGAGGATATGGAAGAGAATGATAGAATTAGAGAGGCTTTGTTAGCAAGTGTAAGCTCTATCGATGACACTCAATTAAATGAACGTCTCGATAGCTCGAGTTGGTCAATTATGGAGGTATTAGAGCACTTGTCCTTAATTGAAATGGTAGTTGCAAATGCAATTACAGAGGAAGTAAAGAATGAGCAAAGTGTAAGAGCAGAGGACAAACCTATCAAATTTACTGTTGATCGCCGACATAAAGTAAAAGCTCCAGGTTTTATTGAACCATCCGGGGAATTTTTGACTTTGGAAGAAGTAATAAAGAAGCTGGCAAAATCTCGTGAAGCACTAGTCAATGCAGTCGCTAATGTTGAGGAAAGTGTATTAGAGCAAAAATCTTATCCTCATCCTGTATTCGGACCTTTAAGCTTGAAGCAGTGGGTTCCGTTTGTTGGTTTGCACGAGAAGAGGCATCTTGAACAAATTGAAGAAATAAAAGCTAAATTGGGGATTGAGATTAAATAGATGGTGATGGGAGAATATATGAACTCCCAAGTGAATGAAGTTGCTAAAGAGAGGTAACATAAACTATTTTATGAACCCCCAAATGAGTAAAAAGATCAAAGAGAGGTCACATAAATCGATTTATCAACCCTCAAATGAGTAAAAAGATCAAAGAGAGGTCACATAAATCGATTTATCAACCCTCAAATGAGTAAAAAGATCAAAGAGAGGTCACATAAATCGATTTATCAACCCTCGAACGAGTAAAAAGATCAAAGAGAGGTAACAAAATTGATTTATCAACCCTCGAAAGAATAAAAAAATCAAAGAGAGGTCACACAAATCCTTTCATAGCTCTCTCTTA
This window contains:
- a CDS encoding DinB family protein; this translates as MEENDRIREALLASVSSIDDTQLNERLDSSSWSIMEVLEHLSLIEMVVANAITEEVKNEQSVRAEDKPIKFTVDRRHKVKAPGFIEPSGEFLTLEEVIKKLAKSREALVNAVANVEESVLEQKSYPHPVFGPLSLKQWVPFVGLHEKRHLEQIEEIKAKLGIEIK